A window of the Natronomonas salina genome harbors these coding sequences:
- a CDS encoding tyrosine-type recombinase/integrase: MSDGLEPTTPAEAVEWYLAERDPELSEKSLQNQRYRLDQFLEFCSRHDLDDMNALTGRDIHRYRVWRSKEVKTVTLRGELQTFRVFLEFCAAIDAVEPGMRERVQLPDIEPEDEARDEHLDAARADEILEHLEQFSYASRDHVVVAVLWHTGIRLGTLRALDVDDFDSDARCLDLRHRPESGTPLKNKAAAERSIAVGSYYCSVLEDYLQHNRDSVTDDHGRRPLITSSQGRLSDGSIRETIYRVTQPCEVGGCPHNKDPETCSYRSHGKRAGCPSSRSPHGIRRGAITDHLRNGTPQEVVSDRSNVSSDVLDQHYDERTEREKMEIRREFLEEE; this comes from the coding sequence ATGAGCGATGGACTCGAACCCACGACGCCTGCCGAGGCCGTGGAGTGGTACCTCGCCGAACGCGACCCCGAACTCTCAGAGAAATCTCTCCAGAACCAGCGCTACCGACTCGATCAATTCCTCGAGTTCTGTAGTCGCCACGATCTCGACGACATGAACGCGCTCACCGGTCGCGACATCCACCGGTACCGCGTCTGGCGGAGCAAAGAAGTGAAGACCGTGACGCTCCGCGGCGAGCTCCAGACGTTCCGTGTGTTTCTCGAGTTCTGCGCGGCGATCGACGCCGTCGAGCCCGGGATGCGCGAGCGCGTCCAGCTCCCCGATATCGAGCCCGAGGACGAGGCGCGTGACGAGCACCTCGACGCCGCGCGCGCCGACGAGATCCTCGAGCACCTCGAGCAATTCTCGTACGCCAGCCGCGACCACGTTGTCGTCGCGGTCCTCTGGCATACCGGCATCCGGCTCGGGACGCTCCGCGCGCTCGACGTCGACGACTTCGATTCCGACGCGCGGTGTCTCGACCTCCGGCACCGGCCGGAGAGCGGGACACCTCTAAAGAACAAGGCCGCGGCGGAGCGGTCGATCGCCGTCGGCTCGTACTACTGTAGCGTCCTGGAGGACTACCTCCAGCACAACCGCGATTCGGTCACCGACGACCACGGGCGACGCCCACTGATCACGAGCTCACAGGGCCGACTCAGCGACGGGTCGATCCGCGAGACGATCTACCGCGTTACCCAGCCGTGCGAGGTCGGCGGCTGCCCGCACAACAAAGATCCCGAGACGTGCTCCTATCGGAGCCACGGGAAGCGCGCCGGCTGCCCGTCGTCTCGCTCGCCGCACGGTATCCGCCGTGGGGCGATCACGGACCACCTTCGGAATGGGACGCCCCAGGAGGTGGTGTCGGACCGCTCGAACGTCTCGAGCGACGTGCTCGATCAGCACTACGACGAGCGGACAGAGCGCGAGAAGATGGAGATCCGACGAGAGTTTCTCGAGGAGGAATAG
- a CDS encoding cobalamin B12-binding domain-containing protein has protein sequence MSTEQEQRTIRCLVAKVGLDGHDRGAHVIARAFRDAGFEVIYSGLHKAPDEIVQAAVQEDVDVLGISILSGAHDTLVPKVMDGLKEYGAFEDTLILVGGIIPEEDREELYELGVSEIFGPGASMQETIDFVRENAPER, from the coding sequence ATGAGTACAGAGCAGGAGCAGCGGACGATCCGGTGTCTAGTCGCGAAGGTCGGCCTCGACGGCCACGACCGCGGCGCCCACGTCATCGCCCGGGCGTTCCGCGACGCTGGCTTCGAAGTCATCTACTCGGGGCTGCACAAAGCACCCGACGAGATCGTCCAGGCAGCCGTTCAGGAGGACGTCGACGTCCTCGGGATCTCCATCCTTTCTGGCGCCCACGACACGCTCGTCCCGAAGGTCATGGATGGTCTGAAAGAGTACGGCGCCTTCGAGGACACGCTCATCCTCGTGGGGGGCATCATCCCAGAGGAGGACCGCGAGGAGCTCTACGAGCTGGGCGTCTCCGAGATCTTCGGGCCCGGCGCCTCCATGCAGGAGACCATCGACTTCGTCCGCGAGAACGCCCCAGAGCGATAG
- a CDS encoding DUF7266 family protein, producing MTHFQADSRGVSPVFSYVLTLSVATLLVGGLLISAGGFVDDQRKNTARSELQVIGQQVSADISAADRLARTATTEDIEDIRVRRGLPQEVVGTPYRIEVVHSGGSSEPQLRLSSPQLDVVVTVGIASKIAVDGSADGGGVVVQIDTSTGDPEVKLQND from the coding sequence ATGACCCATTTCCAGGCCGACAGTCGAGGTGTCTCACCGGTCTTTAGCTACGTGTTGACACTGTCGGTCGCCACTTTGCTGGTTGGCGGCTTGCTTATCAGTGCCGGTGGATTCGTAGACGATCAACGAAAGAATACAGCCAGGAGCGAACTCCAGGTGATCGGCCAACAGGTATCGGCAGATATCTCGGCCGCCGACCGGCTCGCTCGCACCGCGACCACCGAGGATATCGAGGATATCCGGGTTCGGAGAGGACTCCCTCAAGAGGTCGTTGGCACACCGTACAGGATAGAGGTGGTTCACAGCGGCGGTTCGAGTGAGCCGCAGCTGCGACTCTCATCGCCCCAACTGGATGTGGTCGTCACCGTCGGTATCGCGTCGAAAATTGCCGTCGACGGCTCTGCAGATGGTGGAGGCGTCGTAGTGCAGATCGACACGTCCACCGGCGATCCGGAGGTGAAATTACAGAATGACTGA
- a CDS encoding DUF7288 family protein, translated as MRPPSQAARGQAYTLEAFIAALLLVASLTFALQVTAVTPLSASTANQHIENQQRSSAVGLLAAADENSSLKEAVLYWDRTENTFHGTTGMGYYTNGYSENTFGKMVDRAYGDRGLAVNIIVHVENQTSPQRMVYHGEPSDNAASASRRVTLYDDDSIRAADGTTDVQLSTTDEFYAPDAHPGSDVYNVVRVEVIVWRM; from the coding sequence ATGCGTCCCCCCAGCCAAGCAGCACGAGGCCAGGCATACACCCTGGAAGCGTTCATCGCCGCGTTACTACTGGTAGCGAGTCTCACGTTCGCGCTCCAAGTGACAGCAGTGACGCCGCTGTCGGCCAGTACTGCCAACCAGCACATCGAGAATCAGCAACGTTCGTCGGCTGTTGGGCTATTGGCTGCAGCCGACGAGAATAGCTCTCTCAAAGAGGCCGTGTTGTACTGGGACCGAACGGAAAACACGTTCCATGGGACCACAGGAATGGGCTACTACACGAACGGGTATTCTGAGAACACGTTCGGGAAGATGGTCGACCGGGCCTATGGAGACCGAGGACTTGCCGTGAACATCATCGTCCACGTAGAGAATCAAACGTCCCCACAGCGGATGGTCTATCACGGCGAGCCCAGCGATAACGCCGCCTCAGCCAGTCGAAGGGTCACCCTCTATGACGATGACTCGATTCGGGCTGCGGATGGAACGACCGACGTACAACTCTCGACCACTGACGAGTTCTATGCGCCTGACGCCCATCCCGGAAGCGACGTGTACAACGTCGTGCGTGTGGAGGTGATCGTATGGCGGATGTGA
- a CDS encoding DUF7385 family protein: MDIDTDELLASLTPREENSAIKSYQNTVSVACPACEEPFDDLVVCKQNPTSLNLSKQLDLCVGVEDEQAFIFTHKP, encoded by the coding sequence ATGGACATCGACACGGACGAACTACTCGCGTCGCTGACCCCCCGTGAGGAGAACTCGGCGATCAAGTCCTACCAGAACACGGTCTCGGTCGCCTGCCCGGCCTGCGAGGAGCCCTTCGACGACCTGGTCGTCTGCAAGCAGAACCCCACGAGCCTCAACCTCTCGAAGCAACTCGACCTCTGCGTCGGCGTCGAGGACGAGCAGGCGTTCATCTTCACGCACAAACCCTAG
- a CDS encoding DUF7287 family protein: protein MYPTDHQDGRAQTTLDFAIAMGVFLLAVAFVFTFIPSLTSPFIDGNQEQSAIADRVASNLVEGSLANPNEPYILNTTCTTGFFGEDDSATVTGCGYNTDNGDYRQRIGVSERPKINISLVEIDEETRVQSSLCYDKTGETVVTVAESSCDTPYRIGGDSEKAESVTVARRVVSIDGRDATLFVRVW from the coding sequence ATGTACCCCACAGACCACCAGGACGGCCGGGCGCAGACGACGCTGGACTTCGCCATCGCGATGGGCGTGTTCCTGCTCGCCGTCGCGTTCGTCTTCACCTTCATCCCGTCGCTGACCTCGCCGTTCATCGACGGCAACCAGGAGCAGTCGGCCATCGCCGACCGCGTAGCGAGCAATCTAGTCGAGGGATCGCTGGCCAACCCTAACGAGCCATACATCTTGAATACCACCTGCACCACCGGATTCTTCGGAGAAGACGACAGCGCGACGGTCACCGGCTGTGGATACAATACCGATAATGGCGACTACAGACAACGAATCGGGGTCAGTGAGCGTCCGAAGATCAACATCTCCCTCGTAGAGATCGACGAAGAGACGCGCGTTCAGAGCTCCCTCTGTTATGATAAAACAGGTGAAACGGTCGTCACAGTTGCTGAAAGCAGCTGTGATACGCCCTACCGTATTGGCGGCGATTCCGAGAAAGCAGAGTCCGTCACCGTTGCGCGACGGGTCGTCAGCATCGACGGTAGAGATGCAACACTGTTCGTGAGGGTGTGGTAA
- a CDS encoding type II secretion system F family protein — MSFGSAGSTGGDDSLANAFYPLYRRVFGDNSDFVANLERKLAEARVPQTVEIYLSRALAIGVLVGAGLWLIGTLLGWAIVTFLVTTPPVFLGLPMPEPYLSMINDLKIPFIIVISGLIFGSIGFGTGFGGMVAKPYLDSDARKREINVLLSDSISFMYALSVGGLNQLEILQAMAKADDTYGEVALEFQSIVLETEYFDTDYRTAIRNQAMETPSEELSQFLTDMLSIINSGGDMERFLEDQKEKHMRTSQQEQELVLETLELFGEMFMTLSLFPLLLIIILVIMSMLGEAQDMLLYGTVYGLIPLIGVGFLVLVSTVVQDEVGDGYLRTADGELGDESNEIFDLGLVEQYTGEYGLFDRIKSREGVYVTLNVLKEPHIFFRDHPLAVLALTFPVSLVLMAFSVMAGFAPTTTDGLMSSPVRGTFFWVYLPLYVNLLPLTIFYEWNVRSRSAVTNSLSDNLRKLSSANDTGMTLLESLKVVADTSSGKLSDEFQTMYAKVNYGTSLKTALREFNNKYHIPRLARTVKLISKAQEASSQITQVLSTAAQASENQDDIERDRKSRTRMQMVIIIMTYCTLLGVMALLKVEFLDTMAGLTEQASSAQSGGGGGGMQLGGGLDIDMLTMLFFHAVTLQGIISGFIAGYIRDVSLLAGLKFVVVLPTLALIVFMMV, encoded by the coding sequence ATGAGCTTCGGCTCGGCCGGTTCCACCGGCGGTGATGATTCACTCGCCAACGCGTTCTATCCGCTGTACCGCCGAGTCTTCGGTGATAACAGCGACTTCGTCGCCAATCTCGAGCGGAAGCTCGCCGAGGCTCGCGTCCCCCAGACCGTCGAAATCTATCTCTCGCGGGCACTTGCGATCGGCGTCCTGGTTGGTGCGGGCCTCTGGTTGATTGGGACGCTGCTCGGCTGGGCTATCGTCACCTTCCTGGTCACGACGCCACCGGTGTTTCTTGGCCTTCCGATGCCCGAGCCGTATCTCTCGATGATTAACGACCTGAAGATCCCCTTCATCATCGTCATCTCGGGGCTGATATTTGGCTCCATCGGCTTCGGCACCGGCTTCGGTGGAATGGTTGCCAAACCGTATCTCGATTCCGACGCCCGGAAACGTGAGATCAACGTTCTGCTGTCGGATTCCATCTCCTTCATGTACGCGCTGTCCGTCGGCGGTCTCAACCAGCTCGAGATTCTCCAGGCGATGGCGAAGGCCGACGACACCTACGGCGAGGTCGCCCTCGAGTTCCAGTCGATCGTCCTCGAGACGGAGTACTTCGACACCGACTACCGGACCGCGATCCGGAACCAGGCGATGGAGACGCCCTCCGAAGAGCTCAGTCAGTTCCTGACGGACATGCTGTCGATCATCAACTCCGGCGGGGACATGGAGAGATTCCTCGAGGACCAGAAGGAAAAGCACATGCGGACCTCCCAGCAGGAACAGGAACTCGTCCTCGAGACCCTCGAGCTGTTCGGCGAGATGTTCATGACGCTGTCGCTGTTCCCGCTGTTGCTCATCATCATCCTCGTCATCATGTCGATGCTCGGGGAGGCCCAGGACATGCTGCTGTACGGGACGGTCTACGGGCTGATTCCGCTCATCGGGGTCGGGTTCCTGGTGCTCGTCTCGACGGTCGTCCAAGACGAGGTCGGCGACGGCTACCTGCGGACCGCCGACGGCGAACTCGGCGACGAGTCCAACGAGATCTTCGACCTCGGCCTCGTCGAGCAGTACACCGGCGAGTACGGTCTCTTCGACCGCATCAAGTCCCGCGAAGGCGTCTACGTCACGCTGAACGTCCTGAAGGAACCGCATATCTTCTTCCGGGACCATCCGCTGGCGGTCCTCGCGTTGACCTTTCCGGTGTCGCTCGTCCTGATGGCGTTCTCAGTGATGGCGGGGTTCGCGCCGACGACCACCGACGGCCTCATGTCCTCGCCTGTCCGGGGGACGTTCTTCTGGGTCTATCTCCCGCTGTACGTCAACCTCCTGCCGCTGACGATCTTCTACGAGTGGAACGTCCGCTCGCGGAGCGCCGTCACGAACAGCCTCTCCGACAACCTCCGGAAGCTCTCCAGTGCGAACGATACCGGGATGACGCTGCTGGAGTCGCTGAAGGTCGTCGCCGACACCTCCTCTGGAAAGCTCTCCGACGAGTTCCAGACCATGTACGCGAAGGTGAACTACGGGACCAGCCTGAAGACAGCGTTGCGGGAGTTCAACAACAAGTACCACATCCCCCGGCTCGCCCGGACGGTCAAACTCATCTCGAAGGCCCAGGAGGCCTCCAGCCAAATCACGCAGGTCCTCTCGACGGCCGCGCAGGCCTCCGAGAATCAGGACGACATCGAGCGGGACCGCAAGTCCCGGACGCGGATGCAGATGGTCATCATCATCATGACCTATTGTACGCTGCTCGGCGTGATGGCGTTGCTGAAGGTGGAGTTCCTCGACACGATGGCTGGCCTCACCGAGCAGGCGTCCTCCGCGCAGAGCGGGGGTGGCGGTGGGGGGATGCAGCTCGGCGGCGGCCTCGACATCGACATGCTCACGATGCTGTTCTTCCATGCCGTCACCCTCCAGGGAATCATCTCTGGGTTCATCGCTGGCTACATCCGTGACGTGAGCCTCCTGGCAGGCCTGAAGTTCGTCGTCGTCCTGCCGACGCTGGCGCTCATCGTCTTCATGATGGTGTGA
- a CDS encoding DUF7289 family protein produces MDRGRTRDQRRAQSSVIGVVLIIGMTLAAASAVVMFGSAALDGGRHQSQVGQAEQAMTQFDSRAAQVALGESEVQTVRIGGANGQYSIDPEAGHVTIVHENRTGNGEEDVIYSKSLGTVDYTLGDTVISYQGGGVWRSDGGGSSMVSSPEFHYRDATLTFPIIRVSGGGNGAGDISARVSRSGPPNPVFPRDEDYPGSETAMENPISSGTMKVTVQSQYCGGWKRYFETRTDGNVTGCTDGNVTAEIYSIGTQGEFPIANEPELTMRGVEDFEGGQFDLTFRVDQDGAGQNSGFNNFEWSMSAEEGDKQFEVYIEASDGQPDCSDDTPGEVPVNVVMYYSADGGANYETWQNDQDFTIECEGSEPVLRVDFLSSTEMSYTSADVYERGGNGQSLPRFRGDAESNKSSTSFDGTTYPGDKSSENIDTLIQYYVVEMGDMNLNILEGNNAGISDASSGNIQYTGDGRVITFLHITENNVTVEFD; encoded by the coding sequence ATGGATAGAGGACGCACACGCGACCAGAGGCGAGCACAATCCTCGGTCATCGGCGTCGTCCTCATCATTGGCATGACGTTAGCTGCAGCCTCTGCTGTGGTCATGTTCGGTAGCGCTGCCCTCGACGGGGGCCGCCATCAGTCACAAGTTGGCCAGGCCGAGCAGGCGATGACACAGTTCGACTCTCGAGCAGCGCAAGTCGCACTTGGGGAATCCGAGGTACAGACCGTCCGGATCGGTGGTGCTAATGGACAGTATTCGATCGATCCAGAAGCTGGGCACGTGACCATCGTCCACGAGAACCGGACCGGGAACGGGGAGGAAGACGTGATCTATAGCAAATCACTGGGGACAGTCGATTATACGCTCGGCGACACAGTGATCTCCTATCAGGGTGGCGGTGTATGGCGGTCCGACGGCGGTGGGTCATCTATGGTTTCATCACCGGAGTTCCACTATCGGGACGCGACCCTCACCTTTCCCATCATCCGCGTCTCGGGTGGGGGGAACGGCGCAGGCGATATCTCGGCTCGTGTGAGTCGATCTGGCCCACCGAATCCCGTCTTCCCAAGAGATGAAGATTACCCCGGTTCAGAAACTGCGATGGAGAACCCGATCTCCTCGGGGACGATGAAGGTGACTGTCCAGAGCCAGTATTGCGGGGGCTGGAAGCGCTATTTCGAGACCCGGACCGACGGGAACGTCACAGGCTGTACGGATGGGAATGTAACCGCCGAAATCTACTCGATTGGAACACAGGGTGAATTCCCCATCGCTAACGAGCCCGAACTGACAATGCGCGGGGTTGAGGACTTTGAGGGTGGTCAATTCGACCTCACGTTCCGTGTCGATCAGGATGGGGCCGGACAGAATTCTGGTTTCAACAACTTCGAATGGTCGATGAGCGCTGAGGAAGGCGACAAGCAGTTCGAGGTCTACATCGAAGCCTCGGACGGCCAGCCTGATTGTAGCGACGATACTCCCGGTGAAGTGCCCGTCAATGTAGTCATGTACTATAGCGCAGATGGGGGAGCGAACTACGAAACATGGCAGAATGATCAGGACTTCACTATCGAATGTGAGGGGAGTGAACCAGTGCTCAGGGTTGATTTCCTGTCATCTACAGAGATGAGTTATACGTCGGCGGATGTGTACGAACGTGGCGGTAATGGACAGAGCCTGCCGCGATTCAGAGGGGACGCCGAGTCCAACAAAAGCTCAACGAGCTTCGACGGAACGACGTACCCGGGTGACAAGAGCTCCGAGAACATCGATACTCTCATCCAATATTACGTCGTCGAGATGGGAGACATGAATCTCAATATTCTGGAGGGGAACAACGCTGGTATCAGTGACGCCTCGAGCGGTAATATCCAGTATACAGGCGATGGCAGGGTTATCACGTTCCTCCATATCACGGAGAACAACGTCACTGTCGAATTCGACTGA
- a CDS encoding winged helix-turn-helix domain-containing protein translates to MRYNSTTAEDSLTPDGGDEKPGMSWRFSESSPFVQLLENPGRAKILDTLIRRNASRLTAEQIATQANISRSTFSRNKDFLLDLEIMTEYDEAGTTRYQVNKQNEVVQLLAEFHRELSDHADEILERAGESRLNTVEKALKLSQETKEKSATQKTQDEEQISKFLAGEQNG, encoded by the coding sequence ATGAGATACAACTCAACCACGGCAGAAGATAGCCTCACGCCTGATGGGGGAGACGAAAAGCCGGGTATGAGTTGGAGATTCTCGGAATCCTCCCCATTCGTCCAATTACTTGAGAATCCAGGGAGGGCGAAAATCTTGGACACGTTAATTCGCCGAAACGCAAGTAGACTTACAGCTGAACAGATTGCAACTCAGGCGAATATCTCAAGATCTACCTTCAGCCGTAACAAAGATTTCCTGCTCGACTTGGAGATCATGACCGAGTACGATGAGGCGGGAACAACTCGGTATCAGGTCAACAAGCAAAATGAGGTCGTTCAGCTCTTAGCCGAATTCCATAGGGAGCTATCCGATCATGCGGACGAAATCCTGGAAAGAGCAGGTGAATCTCGTTTGAACACTGTGGAGAAGGCATTGAAGCTTAGTCAGGAGACCAAAGAGAAATCTGCTACACAAAAAACGCAGGATGAAGAGCAGATAAGCAAGTTCCTTGCAGGTGAGCAAAATGGCTGA
- a CDS encoding universal stress protein — MVGVRTVLKDEPVDGSSDGATVLVALSNPDHVDQLLRTATDLATGGEVLVVSVIHKPVTSPFLLFSSDLIRDEYDERRPPFLERAAVLAEDAPVPIRRHLLVGSDVSEAILTAQADSDADAILLGWQEVARPSDFVLGATVDRVVGRAPCDVFVERVGTTADGMDEILLPTVGGPHLEPATDLVAAVADANDAAVSVVTYVPPDADESTLSTAEEHVATAEELLSGVTCRTEVETSSDVADSVVARAAESDFVVLGATRERALTRRVVGSVAERVAREAAPPVVIAKRRAERSLLGRVFDR; from the coding sequence ATGGTTGGCGTACGGACGGTCCTCAAGGACGAACCTGTCGACGGCTCCAGTGACGGCGCTACCGTCCTCGTCGCGCTGTCCAACCCGGATCACGTCGACCAGCTGCTGCGGACCGCGACGGACCTCGCGACGGGTGGCGAGGTGCTGGTCGTCAGCGTCATCCACAAGCCCGTGACGTCGCCGTTCCTGCTGTTCTCCAGCGATCTTATCCGCGACGAGTACGACGAGCGGCGCCCGCCCTTCCTGGAGCGGGCGGCCGTACTCGCCGAGGACGCCCCGGTGCCGATCCGTCGACACCTCCTCGTCGGGAGCGACGTCTCCGAGGCCATCCTGACGGCACAAGCAGATTCGGACGCCGACGCGATCCTCCTCGGGTGGCAGGAGGTCGCCCGGCCGTCGGATTTCGTCCTCGGCGCGACGGTCGATCGCGTCGTCGGCCGCGCTCCCTGCGACGTGTTCGTTGAGCGCGTCGGCACGACCGCCGACGGGATGGACGAGATTCTGCTCCCGACCGTCGGCGGCCCGCACCTCGAGCCCGCGACGGACCTCGTAGCGGCCGTCGCCGATGCCAACGACGCCGCCGTCTCGGTGGTCACCTACGTGCCCCCAGACGCTGACGAATCGACGCTGTCCACCGCAGAGGAGCACGTCGCGACTGCCGAGGAGCTGCTCTCCGGCGTCACCTGTCGGACGGAGGTCGAGACCTCAAGCGACGTCGCCGACAGCGTCGTCGCGCGGGCTGCCGAGAGTGACTTCGTCGTCCTCGGCGCCACCCGCGAGCGGGCGCTCACCCGTCGCGTCGTCGGGTCCGTCGCCGAGCGCGTCGCCCGTGAGGCCGCCCCACCGGTCGTCATTGCCAAGCGCCGGGCCGAGCGCTCGCTCCTCGGCCGCGTCTTCGATCGCTGA
- a CDS encoding DUF5805 domain-containing protein → MTTDTIINALDTDDPITWDELVDATGLDEDTLDTKIGELQFEGTVRVRGREPHGFYLTDEGKRDNDDV, encoded by the coding sequence ATGACGACCGACACAATCATTAACGCGCTCGATACCGACGACCCGATCACCTGGGATGAACTCGTGGACGCGACCGGTCTCGACGAGGACACCCTCGACACCAAGATCGGGGAGCTCCAGTTCGAGGGCACCGTCCGGGTGCGGGGCCGTGAACCCCACGGCTTCTACCTGACTGACGAGGGAAAGCGTGACAACGACGACGTGTAG
- a CDS encoding tyrosine-type recombinase/integrase gives MLEPISPRRAKELYLEDRTDLSATSKQNHGYRVERFVEWCEENDLDNLNDLSGRNLHEFKVWRAQDVNNVTLQNQLGTVRQFLDFCERIDAVPSGLSGKVELPQLGMNEDVSDAAISPEEADAILDYLDKYEYATLRHVIFYTLWHTGIRTSTLRAFDVTDFHPSEGYIKAINRESTGTPLKNRERGEREINLGADLVEVIDDWVHDQHPHVEDEHGRMPLICTPHGRAHETTIRSHVYKVTRPCYYTNKCPHSRDMAECEAVNNGKASRCPSSVSPHAIRKGSITYHRNKGWPVEAVSDRADVSKEVLDKHYDKASITEKRERRTEFLDRL, from the coding sequence ATGCTCGAACCAATCTCACCACGACGGGCGAAGGAACTGTACCTCGAAGACCGCACTGACCTCAGTGCGACATCGAAGCAAAACCACGGATATCGCGTAGAACGGTTCGTGGAGTGGTGCGAGGAGAACGACCTCGACAATCTCAACGACCTCAGTGGACGGAATCTCCACGAGTTCAAGGTCTGGCGAGCGCAGGACGTGAACAACGTCACGCTCCAAAACCAGCTCGGGACCGTCCGACAGTTCCTCGATTTCTGCGAGAGAATCGACGCGGTGCCGAGTGGATTAAGCGGGAAGGTCGAACTCCCTCAACTCGGGATGAACGAGGACGTGAGCGACGCGGCCATCTCACCCGAGGAAGCCGACGCGATTCTGGACTACCTCGACAAGTACGAGTACGCAACACTTCGGCACGTCATCTTCTACACGCTCTGGCATACTGGCATCCGAACCAGTACGCTCCGAGCGTTCGACGTGACTGACTTCCACCCCAGTGAGGGCTACATCAAGGCGATAAATCGGGAATCCACGGGAACGCCGCTGAAGAACCGTGAACGCGGCGAGCGTGAAATCAACCTTGGGGCAGACCTTGTGGAGGTCATTGACGACTGGGTTCACGACCAGCACCCTCACGTCGAGGATGAGCATGGACGGATGCCACTCATCTGCACGCCCCATGGCCGTGCTCACGAGACGACCATCCGCTCTCACGTCTACAAGGTTACGCGCCCCTGCTATTACACGAACAAATGTCCTCACAGCCGCGATATGGCAGAGTGTGAAGCGGTAAACAACGGGAAGGCCAGCCGGTGTCCATCCTCCGTAAGTCCCCACGCGATTCGCAAAGGGTCGATAACTTACCATCGAAACAAAGGCTGGCCGGTCGAGGCGGTCAGTGATAGAGCGGATGTGAGTAAGGAGGTACTGGACAAACACTACGACAAGGCGTCAATCACCGAGAAGCGCGAAAGGCGGACAGAGTTCCTCGATAGGTTGTAG
- a CDS encoding DUF7289 family protein, translating into MTDDRAVSEVVGFILVFSIILGTISFVYVGGFTGLQDTRDHEQLANAERAFDVLANNFEDIGLNKAPSRATEIKLADARITVRDNGRMSINATSLATAATARPRPIVYDAGGDTQIVYENGAVIREDGDSAVMLREPDFIFNSERTVLRYIEPRGGSESVSGSTTVLVRAEESHSRLLASVAEPNTVTLNFSTTPNRAPVWESYFEAELDDLGGDCTINESGSDIAQIDCEFETNYLHVARSRLWVDVT; encoded by the coding sequence ATGACTGATGACCGCGCGGTGAGTGAGGTGGTCGGATTCATCCTCGTGTTCTCAATCATTCTGGGGACCATCAGTTTCGTCTATGTCGGCGGCTTCACCGGACTGCAGGATACACGTGATCACGAACAGCTGGCGAACGCGGAACGTGCCTTCGACGTCCTCGCGAATAACTTCGAGGATATCGGCCTCAACAAAGCACCCAGTCGTGCAACCGAGATCAAACTCGCCGACGCCCGAATCACGGTCAGGGATAACGGTCGGATGTCGATAAACGCCACTTCTCTGGCGACGGCTGCCACGGCTCGACCTCGCCCGATCGTCTATGATGCAGGTGGCGATACCCAAATCGTCTACGAGAACGGTGCCGTCATCCGCGAGGATGGAGATTCTGCAGTGATGCTCCGCGAACCCGACTTCATCTTCAATAGTGAGCGAACGGTACTCCGCTACATCGAACCTCGGGGTGGGTCCGAATCAGTCTCTGGTTCGACGACGGTACTCGTGCGGGCCGAAGAAAGCCATTCTCGCCTCCTTGCCTCCGTCGCTGAACCGAATACAGTGACCCTCAACTTCTCGACCACTCCCAACCGGGCACCCGTCTGGGAGAGCTACTTTGAAGCTGAACTTGACGATCTCGGCGGTGATTGCACCATCAATGAATCCGGCTCAGATATCGCCCAGATCGACTGCGAGTTCGAGACGAACTACCTTCATGTCGCGCGGTCGAGACTCTGGGTGGACGTAACCTGA